A genomic window from Bacillota bacterium includes:
- the flgM gene encoding flagellar biosynthesis anti-sigma factor FlgM, whose protein sequence is MKIDPVVLKSVIGTYNRVVHKDTPVEPTKPVKDEVSLSDNAKILSSAVKAAKASEDVSMQKVKEIASKVSSGTYEVNSQKVAEKIVNQALFDKRV, encoded by the coding sequence ATGAAAATTGATCCGGTTGTATTAAAATCAGTGATAGGAACTTATAACCGTGTTGTGCACAAAGATACCCCGGTGGAACCAACCAAACCTGTAAAGGATGAGGTTAGTTTATCGGATAACGCTAAGATTTTATCTAGCGCTGTAAAGGCGGCCAAAGCTTCTGAAGATGTTTCGATGCAAAAAGTCAAAGAAATTGCAAGTAAGGTTTCATCCGGCACATATGAGGTGAATTCTCAAAAGGTTGCTGAAAAAATCGTAAATCAAGCTTTGTTTGATAAACGGGTGTAG